AAATGATCAGCTTCAGAAATATTTTAAAAAGAAATATATCAGAACAAAATAAAAAAAGCCTTTCGATATTTCCGAAAGGCTTTTCATTGCTATTTTTAATCTTTGAATACCTGGTTTTCCTGCTCCTGAACCCTTATAAATGTTGTTCTTTTAGAAAGCTCTTTAAGCTTGGAAGCTCCCACGTAGGTACAGGTAGAACGTACACCACCCAGAATGTCTTTTACGGTTTCTGAGACCGGTCCTTTATAAGCTACTTTTACCGTTTTTCCTTCAGAAGCCCGGTATTCTGCCACACCTCCGGAATGTTTATCCATCGCTGTTTTTGAGCTCATTCCATAGAAGAGACGGTATTTCTTCCCGTTTTCTTCAATCATTTCGCCTCCGCTCTCATCATGGCCGGCGAACATACCGCCCAGCATCACAAAATCAGCACCTCCTCCGAAAGCTTTTGCCACATCTCCCGGCACCTTACAGCCTCCGTCAGCAATGATATGACCTCCCAGACCGTGAGCAGCATCCGCACATTCAATAATAGCAGATAATTGCGGGTAGCCCACTCCGGTTTTCACACGGGTTGTACATACTGAACCGGGACCGATTCCAACTTTTATGATATCGGCACCTACTAAAAGCAGCTCTTCCACCATTTCCCCGGTAACTACATTGCCGGCGATAATAACTTTGTCCGGAAAATTCGCCCTTGCCTTCTTCACAAAGTCAACAAAATGCTCAGAATAACCATTGGCTACATCTATACATAGAAACTCAATTTTAGGGTGCTTTTCGAGGATCGTCCGGATTTTTTTTTCATCTGCCTTTCCGGTTCCCGTACTTAAGGCAATATACTGATGGATATTTTCCGGTTGACTGTCCAGAAAACGGCTCCATTCTTCAGGAGTATAATGTTTATGAATTGCGGTAATGATCTTGTCTTTTGCCAGCTCTACTGCCATTTCAAAAGTCCCTACAGTATCCATATTAGCGGCAATCACAGGAACTCCCTTCCATTTCTTCCGGGTATGTTTAAAGATAAACTCCCTTTCCAGATCCACTTCTGAACGGGACTTTAATGTTGAACGCTTAGGGCGGAACATTACATCCTTGAACCCCAGTTTTATGTCATATTCTATACGCATTTTGTAATTATTTGTCAGAATAAAGGTAGTAAATAATCTCAAATGGATTATTTTTGAAGCTATGGATTTTCCTGTAACCTTTCATATTTTCGGCAAAACAGTTCTTGCCCATCCTCTTTTTGAGGCGGTTGGAATGTTTATGGGGATGAGGTATTATTTTTATCTTAAACGGAAATCAAAAGAAAAGCTGTCTTTCAATACCTCTGCTGCTGTTCTGATAGGAGCTACCGCCGGGGCTTTGCTGGGATCCAAACTGATCGGAAACCTGGAAAACCCGTACATGATGTTTGACGGTTTCAGCCTTCGGAAATTCTGGTCCAGCAATACAATTGTAGGAGGATTGGCTTTCGGGCTGCTTGGGGTAGAGCTTGCCAAAAAAGTAGTTCATCATAAGGAAAGCACCGGTGACCTTATTGTTTTTCCTCTGCTGCTTGCCATGATTATCGGAAGGATCGGCTGCTTCCTTACAGGTATCTATGAAGAAACCTATGGATTGCCTACAGAATCGGTTTTCGGGATGCATTTGGGTGATCAGTACCTGCGTCATCCGGTTGCATTGTATGAAATAGGATTTTTAATAATTCTATGGGCTTGCCTGAAATATATTCAGCGACGGAAAAAATACCGTTCAGGATTTCTTTTTCAGGTATTTATGCTGAGCTATTTTACATTCAGATTCCTGCTGGATTTTATCAAACCGAGGGTAGAGGTGGCAGGAAATCTCGGAACGATTCAGATAGTATGTATTTGCGTAATTATTTATTACATTTATACGATTAAAAACATCCAGTCACAAGATTTAAAATATTCATAATGAGATTTTTAACCATTTTAGAAGCCGGAGGCCTGGTAGGCATAGTCATTTTCATTGTTGGAATGATGATCCTGGGGGCGTTATTTATTTCCATTATTGTATCTTTTGTTGTAAAACTGATTTATGAAAGAAAGGGAGATAAAAAATTCAGCAGAAAACAGTTCATACAGACCTTTGTAATCTGCCTTCTGGTCTGTGGTCTGATCAGCGGATATATTTGTGGATAAGGATTTAAAATAACATTATGCCGGTAAGAAACTATACCTATTACGACTATACGATAAGCCTTTGTCCTGAATGTCTGAAAAGAGTGGGAGCAAAGATCATTATAGAGGATGAAGCTGTTTTTATGACCAAGAGATGTCCTGATCACGGTTTTTTCAAAACAAAAATAGCCTCTGATGTACAGTATTACAAAAACATCAGAAACTATAACAAAGCTTCTGAAATGCCCTATCATTTCGGTACGGATGTGGAATACGGCTGCCCCTATGACTGCGGGCTCTGTGTAGATCATGAACAGCACAGCTGCCTTTCGATAGTAGAAGTGACGGATCGTTGTAACCTGACCTGTCCTACCTGCTATGCCATGTCGTCGCCACATTATGGAAGCCACAGAAGCCTGGAGGAAATAGAAGCGATGTTTGATACCATCGTCAAGAACGAAGGTGAGCCTGATGTTGTACAGATCAGTGGAGGAGAGCCTACGATACATCCCGAGTTCTTCAAAATCATGGATATTGCCAAGTCAAAGCCTATCAAACATCTGATGCTGAATACCAATGGGATAAGGATTGCCAATGATCCGGGTTTTGCTGAAAAGCTGGCCACTTATGCCCCTGAGTTTGAGGTATACCTTCAGTTTGATTCATTCAAACCGGAAGTTCTGGAAGATTTCAGAGGAAAAGATCTCACGTCAGTAAGAATGAAAGCACTTGAAAAGCTCAATGAACTTAACCTTTCCACAACATTGGTGATTGTTCTTCAAAAAGGAAAGAATATTGATGAAATAGGGAAAATCATTGAATTTGCTTTACAACAGAAATGTGTACGAGGAATTACCTTCCAGCCTGTAGAAATTGCCGGACGCAACAGGGAAGACTCTGCCCATGAGAAAATTACCCTGACGGAGGTGAGACAGGAAATTCTCAATCAGTTTCCTCTACTGAATTCTGACGACATTATTCCGGTTCCGTGTAACCCGGATGCTTTGGCGATGGGCTATATTTTAAAACTTCAGGGCGAAACCATTCCCCTGACCCGGTATATCAATCCGGCAGACCTTCTGAATAATGAATCAAGAAATACCATTGTGTACGAACAGGACCAGGGCTTACATATGCAGCTGCTGGACATTTTCAGCACCGGTATTTCTGTAGATAAAGTAAAACCTAAGGTGAATCAGTTATTGTGCTGTTTACCTGAAGTCTGTGCACCTGATCTGGATTATGACAACCTGTTCAGAATTATCATTATGAACTTTATGGATGCTCATGATTTTGATGTACGTGCAGTGAAGAAATCCTGTGTTCATATCGTCAACAAGGACCTGAAATTAATTCCATTCGAAACAATGAATCTTTTCTACAGGGATGATAAGAAAAATTATCTGGAAGAACTGAGAAAGGATGATAAGGTGCTGTTTTAAAAAAGAAAGTTAACGCTACATCTTTTAAAGAACAAAAGATCCGCATGATCTGCTCAATCAGCATGAATGAAAAAACAAAAGCGTGAAAATTAATTTCACGCTTTATTATTTTTCAATGAATTGATAGTTCTATTTGGTTTCCTTTACAGTGTCAAAAGACATTACTTCTTCCAACGTTTTCATATACTCATATGCTGTAAGGTCAAACTTCACAGGAACGATAGAAATATAGCCGTTTGCCAATGCTGTTTCATCAGCATCTTCAGAATCATCCATATTATTGAAATATCCGGTAAGCCAGTAGTATTTTTTCCCGTGCGGGTTTACTCTTTCATCGAAGCTTTCCTCCCATTTGGCATGAGCCTGCTTGCAGACTTTTACTCCCTTTATTTCCGATGCAGGAAGTTTCGGGATATTCACATTCAGAACGATTCCTTTCGGCATCGGGTTTTCAAGAGTTCTTCTTACGATATTCTGAATATAGTCTTTAGCCTGGGTAAAATCTGCTTCCCAGCTGAAATCCAGCAATGAAAATCCAATTGCAGGAATTCCCTCCACACCTGCTTCTACAGCCGCAGACATCGTTCCCGAATAAATAACATTGATTGATGAATTGGCACCATGATTAATCCCTGAAACCACAATATCAGGACGTCTTTTCAGGATCTTATCAAGAGCCATCTTTACGCAGTCTACAGGAGTTCCGCTGCAGGAAAAATCTGTTTGCGGGCCATCAAGGGTCACTTCCTCATAGCTTAGCGTAGAATTGATAGTGATAGCGTGGCCTTTACCACTTTGGGGAGAGTTAGGGGCTACTACCACTACTTCTCCGATTTCGTTCATAAAACTGATCAGATTTCTGATACCAGGAGCTGTAATGCCATCATCATTAGTAACCAGAATAAGCGGTCTTTCCATATATTATCTTAATTTTTTATACACATGCAGTACAATCTGTTCATTTTAAGAATTGAACAAAAAGAATTTTTTCAACACATCAAATGTAGTTAAAAATAAGACGCAATAAAACAGCAGGTTTACCCTTCACCGATTTAAATTCAGGAATCAACATTCTGTATTTGAGTAAAGAAAGTAAGCCCTGTGTAGGAAAGAAAAAATTTCCTGATTAAAAATTACAATGATATTTCCGTTATAATTTATTAGTTTCCTGGTAAGATCTACACACGGAGATTGTATAATCAGTCCAGAGGCTTTCTGCCCGTAATGATGTTATACAGTACTACAACAATAGCTATAACGAGTAATACATGTATTAAATAACCTGTACTGATTCCGGGTACAATTCCCAGCATTCCTAAAAGCCATACAACGATACAAATGACTGCGATTAACCATAATAAGCTTCTCATAATATTACATTTTAAGGTTATACAGTTAATTATCAGCATATTTTATGCCTTTATGTGCTGAAAATAATTTTTGTGGTATCTTTTTATATGCTTTTAACGAAATATTTTTTTATTTCATCGTCCATGATTTATGCTTTTTTCTATGAAATTCAATGACTTCGGAAGTATAATACTACAGATTCTTGCTGCACTGCTATTTATTCTCCTGAAGAGAAAAAAAATCTTTGCCGATTTTCTGTTCATGATTTACAATACATAAGCAATGGCCGGATTACCCGGGAGAAGATGGCTTATTTTTTACGCAGTGCATTTCTGCTGTGAGAATAATAAAAAGAATAATACTTAATCCTTCTTTGAATAAAAATCTTTAAAACTTTGCGATATTTGTAAATAAGGTCTTAAATTTGATCGTTTGTAACGGTGCGCAAATTATTGCTACTTATTACAATACCTATTTTTAAAAAATTAAATAAATAAAGAC
This portion of the Chryseobacterium arthrosphaerae genome encodes:
- a CDS encoding GMP reductase, translating into MRIEYDIKLGFKDVMFRPKRSTLKSRSEVDLEREFIFKHTRKKWKGVPVIAANMDTVGTFEMAVELAKDKIITAIHKHYTPEEWSRFLDSQPENIHQYIALSTGTGKADEKKIRTILEKHPKIEFLCIDVANGYSEHFVDFVKKARANFPDKVIIAGNVVTGEMVEELLLVGADIIKVGIGPGSVCTTRVKTGVGYPQLSAIIECADAAHGLGGHIIADGGCKVPGDVAKAFGGGADFVMLGGMFAGHDESGGEMIEENGKKYRLFYGMSSKTAMDKHSGGVAEYRASEGKTVKVAYKGPVSETVKDILGGVRSTCTYVGASKLKELSKRTTFIRVQEQENQVFKD
- the surE gene encoding 5'/3'-nucleotidase SurE; the protein is MERPLILVTNDDGITAPGIRNLISFMNEIGEVVVVAPNSPQSGKGHAITINSTLSYEEVTLDGPQTDFSCSGTPVDCVKMALDKILKRRPDIVVSGINHGANSSINVIYSGTMSAAVEAGVEGIPAIGFSLLDFSWEADFTQAKDYIQNIVRRTLENPMPKGIVLNVNIPKLPASEIKGVKVCKQAHAKWEESFDERVNPHGKKYYWLTGYFNNMDDSEDADETALANGYISIVPVKFDLTAYEYMKTLEEVMSFDTVKETK
- a CDS encoding lmo0937 family membrane protein — encoded protein: MRSLLWLIAVICIVVWLLGMLGIVPGISTGYLIHVLLVIAIVVVLYNIITGRKPLD
- a CDS encoding radical SAM protein codes for the protein MPVRNYTYYDYTISLCPECLKRVGAKIIIEDEAVFMTKRCPDHGFFKTKIASDVQYYKNIRNYNKASEMPYHFGTDVEYGCPYDCGLCVDHEQHSCLSIVEVTDRCNLTCPTCYAMSSPHYGSHRSLEEIEAMFDTIVKNEGEPDVVQISGGEPTIHPEFFKIMDIAKSKPIKHLMLNTNGIRIANDPGFAEKLATYAPEFEVYLQFDSFKPEVLEDFRGKDLTSVRMKALEKLNELNLSTTLVIVLQKGKNIDEIGKIIEFALQQKCVRGITFQPVEIAGRNREDSAHEKITLTEVRQEILNQFPLLNSDDIIPVPCNPDALAMGYILKLQGETIPLTRYINPADLLNNESRNTIVYEQDQGLHMQLLDIFSTGISVDKVKPKVNQLLCCLPEVCAPDLDYDNLFRIIIMNFMDAHDFDVRAVKKSCVHIVNKDLKLIPFETMNLFYRDDKKNYLEELRKDDKVLF
- a CDS encoding prolipoprotein diacylglyceryl transferase → MDFPVTFHIFGKTVLAHPLFEAVGMFMGMRYYFYLKRKSKEKLSFNTSAAVLIGATAGALLGSKLIGNLENPYMMFDGFSLRKFWSSNTIVGGLAFGLLGVELAKKVVHHKESTGDLIVFPLLLAMIIGRIGCFLTGIYEETYGLPTESVFGMHLGDQYLRHPVALYEIGFLIILWACLKYIQRRKKYRSGFLFQVFMLSYFTFRFLLDFIKPRVEVAGNLGTIQIVCICVIIYYIYTIKNIQSQDLKYS